The Methanofollis fontis sequence CTCCACACCGTGCCGCCGGCACCGTGCTCCGCTCGGCCCGACGGTCCCCCTTCGGGCGACGTCGGCATCCCCCGCCCGCTCCCTGCCGGTCGCTCCTCCCCTCCGGGGCAGTCCGCTGCGATAGGGATCCTGGACCGGAGAGGGATCACTCCTCCTCGACCGGATCGAGCAGAATAATTTTCACCCGCTTACCGATCCACGAAGGGGGCACCATCACATGGCCGCTGTTCCC is a genomic window containing:
- a CDS encoding DUF2080 family transposase-associated protein, which gives rise to MMDKIEVTISGYEVREKTVTKTGNSGHVMVPPSWIGKRVKIILLDPVEEE